The Saprospiraceae bacterium genome includes a window with the following:
- a CDS encoding cytochrome c oxidase subunit 3 → MAVERKYLIHPHYIMMFLSIAGITALFLGFSGAYLYNRIQQDIDPVQLPSLFYFNTVLIVGSSLALMKAKKAYFDDDTELYKKSLIFTLILTLGFLAAQILAWKQLVDSDILLNYSTLASYMYLISGLHFLHLIAGIPFLAGFIYVAYKKMKTPVTVFLYFADVDKKRKLDLLNIYWHFLDGLWIYLVLFFLANYLI, encoded by the coding sequence ATGGCAGTCGAACGAAAATATTTGATACACCCGCATTACATTATGATGTTTCTGAGTATTGCAGGTATTACAGCACTTTTTCTTGGATTTTCAGGAGCATATCTGTACAACAGAATACAGCAAGACATTGACCCTGTTCAACTACCTTCGTTGTTTTATTTCAATACTGTGCTGATAGTAGGGAGTAGTCTTGCCCTAATGAAAGCAAAAAAGGCATATTTCGATGATGATACGGAACTTTATAAAAAATCACTCATTTTCACTTTGATACTAACGTTGGGCTTCCTTGCAGCACAGATCTTGGCATGGAAACAATTGGTTGACAGTGATATTTTACTCAATTACAGCACTTTAGCTTCGTATATGTATCTGATATCCGGTTTGCATTTTTTGCATCTTATCGCCGGAATTCCATTTTTGGCAGGATTTATATATGTAGCATATAAAAAAATGAAAACGCCTGTCACCGTATTTTTATATTTTGCAGATGTAGATAAGAAAAGAAAACTGGATTTACTCAATATTTACTGGCATTTTCTGGATGGATTGTGGATCTATCTGGTTTTGTTTTTTTTAGCCAATTATCTGATTTGA
- a CDS encoding pyruvate dehydrogenase complex E1 component subunit beta has protein sequence MSRLITLRDALGEAMSEEMRRDDRVFLMGEEVAEYNGAYKVSKGMLEEFGPKRVIDTPIAELGFAGIGVGAAMNGLRPIIEFMTWNFAVLAFDQIVNNAAKTLSQSAGQFSCPIVFRGPSGSAGQLAQQHSQTFESWMANIPGIKVISCIDPYDAKGLLKSAIRDNDPVCVMESEQMYGLKGEVPEGEYLVPIGKAIVRREGTDVTIVSYNKMMEVAKEAAKELEKQGISAEVIDLRTIRPLDHKTIVESVKKTNRLVVVDEAWPFSGISAEIAYEIQKYAFDYLDAPVTRVNSADTSLPYAPTFLDEYLPTPAKVIKAVKEVMYMKA, from the coding sequence ATGTCCAGATTAATTACCTTAAGAGATGCTCTCGGAGAAGCTATGTCAGAAGAAATGCGAAGAGATGACAGAGTGTTTTTGATGGGAGAAGAAGTAGCAGAGTATAATGGAGCTTACAAAGTGAGCAAGGGAATGCTGGAAGAATTTGGTCCGAAAAGGGTGATCGATACACCTATTGCAGAGTTGGGTTTTGCAGGTATCGGAGTAGGTGCTGCGATGAATGGTCTCAGACCCATCATAGAATTTATGACCTGGAATTTCGCTGTTTTGGCGTTTGATCAGATCGTAAACAATGCAGCAAAAACACTTTCTCAATCAGCCGGACAGTTCAGTTGCCCGATAGTGTTCAGAGGGCCATCCGGATCTGCAGGTCAGTTGGCACAACAACATTCACAAACATTTGAAAGCTGGATGGCCAATATTCCGGGTATAAAAGTTATCTCCTGTATTGATCCTTATGATGCAAAGGGGTTGCTAAAATCAGCGATTCGGGACAACGATCCTGTGTGTGTAATGGAATCTGAACAAATGTACGGCCTGAAAGGAGAAGTTCCGGAAGGTGAATATCTGGTTCCGATAGGGAAAGCAATTGTAAGACGAGAAGGTACAGATGTCACGATTGTTTCTTACAATAAGATGATGGAAGTTGCCAAAGAAGCTGCCAAAGAACTGGAGAAGCAAGGCATTTCTGCCGAAGTGATAGACCTCAGGACGATAAGACCATTGGATCACAAAACCATCGTGGAGTCAGTGAAAAAAACCAACAGATTGGTTGTCGTGGATGAAGCATGGCCATTTTCAGGAATCTCTGCTGAAATTGCTTACGAAATTCAGAAGTATGCTTTTGATTATCTGGACGCACCTGTGACAAGAGTCAACAGCGCTGATACATCATTACCTTATGCACCTACATTCTTAGACGAGTATCTGCCAACACCGGCAAAAGTAATCAAAGCCGTGAAGGAAGTGATGTATATGAAGGCCTGA
- a CDS encoding helix-turn-helix transcriptional regulator encodes MDKNGVIAARIKQLRISKNILQKSVADHLGLSDNAYSRIENGYTHLTINNLYKIKEVLQVSIEDILELKQNNIFNNSKNIVFSQFNEGELQITLNIKDLNDLNESMKNI; translated from the coding sequence ATGGATAAAAATGGCGTAATTGCAGCAAGAATAAAACAGTTGAGGATTTCTAAAAATATCTTACAAAAGAGCGTAGCTGATCATTTAGGTTTAAGTGATAATGCATATAGCAGAATAGAAAATGGTTATACTCATTTAACTATAAACAATTTATACAAAATTAAAGAGGTTTTGCAGGTTTCAATTGAAGATATTTTGGAGCTAAAACAGAATAACATCTTTAATAACTCTAAAAATATTGTATTTAGTCAGTTTAATGAAGGTGAATTACAAATTACTTTGAACATCAAAGATTTAAATGATCTGAATGAATCCATGAAGAATATTTAG
- a CDS encoding TlpA family protein disulfide reductase produces MDLFKVLLFLFIFFSSNGSQAQHHFNNKLYSFPKSENYNLNIRIEAKHKKLTAQDTFYNTYRFTTEKDSQTLLGLNFIIYDSIRATIQILKKNNFQNLFLIDSTLLHYPDNFVTEKYLNGNSVRLLLYDISNFDLNSKLQNDSTLVSWSLEHNIINHEFIFTHRHCRLDLDSKYENQYVFSDSDFKLKKIKSEVWWKGLTQFDEYKLTELNSSGDFFNDELGRIQSTLSSYKFRYFEDTKSDKQSDSSYLKEGNEILFSDISAIKDVNFTEEDCKNGIILYFWFTNCGPCANTSPIIDSLHRISELNSFKVLTFNTFDTDEKVQRFMTKKDYKFSVYTDYPEFMKHYEIHGYPTIVVIKNNRIKQVYKGYGPGLNFYDGILKDLSIQN; encoded by the coding sequence ATGGATTTATTTAAAGTGCTATTGTTTTTATTTATATTTTTTTCATCTAATGGCAGCCAAGCTCAGCATCATTTTAATAACAAGCTATATTCCTTTCCTAAAAGCGAAAATTATAACCTTAATATTAGAATTGAAGCGAAACATAAAAAACTAACTGCACAGGATACGTTTTACAATACATACAGGTTTACAACAGAGAAAGATTCACAAACATTATTAGGATTGAATTTTATTATTTATGATTCAATAAGAGCTACAATTCAAATTCTGAAAAAAAATAATTTCCAAAATTTGTTTTTAATTGATTCAACTTTATTGCATTATCCTGATAACTTTGTTACTGAAAAATATTTAAATGGAAACAGTGTCAGATTATTACTTTATGATATTTCAAATTTTGATTTAAACTCAAAATTACAAAATGACTCAACTTTAGTGTCTTGGAGTTTAGAACACAACATAATTAATCATGAATTTATATTTACCCACAGACATTGCAGACTTGATTTGGATTCAAAGTATGAAAATCAGTATGTTTTTTCTGACTCGGATTTTAAATTAAAAAAGATAAAAAGTGAGGTATGGTGGAAGGGTTTGACACAGTTTGATGAATACAAATTAACTGAACTAAATTCTTCTGGTGATTTTTTTAATGATGAATTGGGCAGAATTCAGAGCACTTTAAGTAGCTATAAATTTCGGTATTTTGAAGATACAAAAAGTGATAAACAAAGTGACTCTTCTTACCTGAAGGAAGGGAACGAAATATTATTTTCTGATATATCCGCTATCAAGGATGTCAACTTCACTGAAGAAGATTGTAAAAATGGAATTATCCTTTATTTTTGGTTTACAAATTGCGGCCCTTGTGCAAATACTTCACCCATCATTGATAGTCTTCACAGGATTTCTGAATTGAACAGTTTTAAAGTTCTCACTTTCAACACATTTGACACAGATGAAAAAGTTCAAAGATTTATGACTAAAAAGGACTATAAGTTTAGTGTTTATACAGATTATCCGGAATTTATGAAACATTACGAAATACATGGATATCCGACCATCGTTGTAATTAAAAATAACCGAATTAAGCAGGTATATAAAGGTTATGGTCCCGGGTTAAATTTCTATGACGGTATTTTGAAAGACCTGAGTATTCAAAACTAA
- a CDS encoding DUF3098 domain-containing protein: MAPPRKYTSKSETNTSPSSNATAGSDLLFGKKNFIIIGVGIALIFLGFVLMSGGHMPSPDVWDESLIYSHRRITLAPMLILAGLALQVYAIFAKKD, translated from the coding sequence ATGGCTCCACCACGAAAATACACCAGTAAATCCGAAACAAATACTTCGCCATCTTCAAATGCAACTGCCGGTTCAGACCTGCTTTTCGGAAAGAAAAACTTCATCATTATAGGAGTTGGTATCGCTTTGATATTTTTGGGATTTGTCCTGATGTCCGGAGGTCATATGCCGTCACCGGATGTGTGGGACGAGTCTTTGATTTACAGTCACCGCCGCATTACATTAGCACCTATGCTTATTCTGGCAGGGTTAGCTTTACAAGTATATGCTATTTTTGCTAAAAAAGATTAA
- the uppP gene encoding undecaprenyl-diphosphatase UppP — MSEILSAIILGIVQGLTEFLPVSSSGHLEIVKFILGDDALPSESLLMTVLLHFGTALATVVVFRKDILSIIQGLFKKDGKEEKAFIGKIILSMIPAAFVGLLFEKELEMFFSQNILLVCCMLLVTAVLLLFADKAKTSTGGVKYKDALIIGIAQAIAILPGISRSGATVSTSVLLGIDRSKAARFSFLMVVPLIFGKMAKDVLDGDFVSNGLNPLALGLGFISAFISGYFACTWMISLVKNSQLKYFAYYCFIIGIFGIIYVLSR, encoded by the coding sequence ATGTCGGAAATATTGTCAGCAATAATCCTTGGAATTGTTCAGGGACTGACTGAGTTTTTGCCTGTCAGTAGCAGCGGACATCTCGAGATTGTGAAATTTATATTGGGTGATGATGCACTCCCATCCGAGAGCCTTTTGATGACGGTATTGCTTCATTTTGGAACTGCATTGGCTACGGTTGTCGTTTTCAGAAAAGATATTCTGAGTATCATTCAGGGATTATTTAAAAAGGATGGAAAAGAAGAAAAAGCTTTTATAGGAAAAATTATTCTGTCAATGATACCTGCTGCTTTTGTGGGTTTGTTGTTTGAAAAAGAACTTGAAATGTTTTTTTCGCAGAATATCTTATTGGTTTGTTGTATGCTCTTAGTTACGGCTGTTTTATTACTTTTTGCTGATAAAGCCAAAACATCAACAGGTGGAGTAAAATATAAAGACGCACTTATCATCGGAATTGCTCAAGCTATTGCCATATTGCCGGGAATCAGCAGGTCAGGTGCCACAGTATCTACCAGTGTGCTTCTGGGTATTGACAGAAGTAAAGCAGCCAGATTTTCATTTTTAATGGTCGTACCATTGATCTTTGGGAAAATGGCAAAAGATGTCCTGGATGGTGATTTTGTTTCTAATGGTTTAAACCCTTTGGCGCTCGGTCTGGGATTTATAAGCGCTTTTATATCCGGATATTTTGCCTGTACCTGGATGATTTCATTGGTTAAAAACAGCCAATTGAAATATTTTGCTTACTACTGTTTTATCATCGGAATATTCGGAATTATATATGTTCTTTCAAGATGA
- the truB gene encoding tRNA pseudouridine(55) synthase TruB: MFFQDDKILTNKNLPEEIDFSEGTVMLIDKPLNWTSFDVVNKLRFKIRHTFGIKKIKVGHAGTLDPLASGLLIVCTGKATKSIDLLQALDKSYSGSIFLGASTPTYDAESQPDFIFETDHITSELIQDAVASLSGELLQRPPLFSAIKVDGQKGYQLARRGEDVELPKRKVQIKEFTISEQKMPLLSFYVQCSKGTYIRSLAHDLGKALESGGYLASLRRESIAEYSVKDALTVEEAVSYIERAGTNSKIEL, from the coding sequence ATGTTCTTTCAAGATGATAAAATTTTAACCAATAAAAATTTGCCTGAAGAAATTGACTTTTCAGAGGGCACAGTGATGTTGATTGATAAACCCTTGAATTGGACTTCTTTTGATGTTGTCAATAAACTTAGATTCAAAATCAGGCACACATTCGGAATCAAAAAAATCAAGGTCGGTCATGCCGGCACATTGGACCCTTTAGCTTCCGGTTTGTTGATCGTCTGTACAGGGAAAGCCACAAAATCCATAGATCTCCTGCAGGCTTTGGATAAATCTTACAGTGGTTCAATATTTTTGGGAGCATCCACTCCTACGTATGATGCCGAAAGTCAGCCGGATTTTATTTTTGAAACAGATCATATCACTTCTGAACTGATTCAGGATGCTGTTGCGTCTTTATCAGGCGAGTTACTTCAGCGACCACCCTTATTTTCAGCCATAAAAGTGGACGGTCAAAAGGGATATCAGCTTGCGAGAAGAGGAGAAGATGTAGAGCTGCCCAAAAGAAAAGTACAGATAAAGGAATTTACTATTTCAGAACAAAAAATGCCGTTATTGTCATTTTATGTTCAATGCAGCAAAGGAACATACATCCGTTCATTGGCACACGATTTAGGCAAGGCCTTAGAATCAGGTGGTTATCTTGCTTCCCTTCGGAGAGAAAGTATCGCTGAATATAGTGTGAAAGATGCACTTACCGTCGAAGAAGCGGTCTCATATATTGAAAGAGCAGGCACCAATTCTAAGATTGAATTATAA
- a CDS encoding tetratricopeptide repeat protein, with translation MSKKKNLTNKQSSAKSNITPKSQEEKTQKSTFSKNHFIAAAAAVVITFLCFTTALNNEFVNWDDDRNFYENPLITTINSENFWDNTKQIFKSNVIGNYNPLTIWTFALEKRIFGLDSPFNWHLNNVLLHLICVLLVFRIGTFLGLRWLGAFILALLFGIHPMRVESVAWVTERKDVLFGVFYLGAMLQYIKFKIDGKSIRWAWITVLFILSLFSKIQAVSLPLSLIAIDYFMDKKWEFKSVLNKIPFFGLSLFFGIYGMMELKAFGSLSVVEDTTNFSFFQRLFVGAFSFLIYIVKWIFPFRMSPLYPYPNNFPWYFWPSILMAPITLFVLYKSYVTERKVIFFGLSFFIVNIVFLLQILGAGQGYLADRFTYIAYLGLFFIIAYYGEQAIQTKPQLKNVILGGGAVYLLVLGFITFQQNKIWKDSGTLWTHVLKYYKQTTLPYGNRANFYRDKGMYTEALRDYNATIAMKDQQPQAYNSRAKLFFTLAKGRDTLLMALNDYNKAIEYEPNDGEFHVNRGATYARLGDFEKAIENFNKGIELKPDHAVGYLNRSVIYNNMGNIPKALEDIDAYLKLNPYNADIWYEKGRALRLLERPQEAISAYEQAIKINKTNGLYYYEKSRTHAGLNQFNEAKREFQNALNVGYTQFDPAYKQQLGL, from the coding sequence ATGTCAAAGAAGAAAAATCTTACAAATAAACAAAGTTCGGCTAAATCAAACATTACTCCAAAAAGTCAGGAAGAAAAAACGCAAAAATCAACTTTTTCAAAAAATCATTTCATTGCGGCTGCCGCTGCAGTAGTGATTACTTTTTTGTGTTTTACAACCGCATTGAACAATGAATTTGTAAACTGGGATGATGACCGTAATTTTTATGAAAATCCTCTTATAACTACTATCAACAGCGAAAACTTCTGGGACAATACAAAACAAATATTTAAATCAAATGTCATTGGAAACTATAACCCTCTGACAATATGGACATTCGCACTCGAAAAAAGGATATTCGGTTTGGACAGTCCGTTTAACTGGCATTTGAATAACGTTTTATTGCATCTTATTTGTGTCTTATTGGTTTTCAGAATAGGTACTTTCCTGGGTTTAAGATGGCTGGGGGCATTTATTCTGGCATTATTATTCGGTATTCATCCTATGCGGGTGGAGTCGGTGGCCTGGGTCACTGAAAGAAAAGACGTTCTTTTTGGCGTATTTTATCTGGGAGCTATGCTTCAGTATATCAAATTTAAGATTGACGGTAAAAGTATTCGTTGGGCCTGGATAACGGTGTTGTTTATTTTGTCGCTTTTTTCAAAAATTCAGGCTGTTTCTTTACCATTAAGTTTGATCGCAATTGATTACTTTATGGATAAAAAATGGGAGTTCAAAAGTGTTTTGAATAAGATTCCGTTTTTTGGACTTTCGTTGTTCTTTGGGATATACGGAATGATGGAATTGAAGGCATTTGGTTCATTGAGTGTGGTAGAAGATACTACCAATTTTTCATTTTTCCAGAGACTTTTTGTCGGAGCATTCAGTTTTTTGATTTATATTGTAAAATGGATTTTCCCGTTCAGAATGTCACCGCTTTACCCCTACCCCAATAACTTTCCGTGGTACTTCTGGCCTTCCATTCTAATGGCTCCCATAACTTTGTTTGTTCTATACAAGTCGTATGTCACAGAGCGAAAAGTAATATTTTTCGGACTCAGTTTTTTTATCGTCAATATCGTGTTTCTGTTACAAATTCTGGGAGCGGGTCAGGGTTACCTTGCGGATAGGTTTACTTACATTGCATATCTGGGTTTGTTTTTTATCATTGCTTATTATGGAGAACAGGCCATTCAAACAAAACCTCAACTTAAAAATGTCATTCTGGGAGGCGGCGCTGTATATTTATTAGTGCTGGGATTTATAACTTTTCAACAAAACAAAATCTGGAAGGATAGCGGCACTTTATGGACACATGTTTTAAAATATTATAAACAAACTACGCTACCTTACGGAAACAGGGCAAATTTCTACAGAGATAAGGGAATGTACACAGAGGCGCTGAGAGATTACAACGCAACCATTGCCATGAAGGACCAACAACCACAGGCATATAACAGTCGGGCTAAATTGTTTTTTACTTTGGCAAAAGGAAGAGACACGTTACTTATGGCCTTAAACGACTACAACAAAGCTATAGAATACGAACCCAATGATGGTGAATTTCACGTAAACCGAGGTGCCACTTATGCAAGATTAGGGGATTTTGAAAAAGCCATAGAAAATTTCAATAAAGGTATTGAATTGAAACCTGATCATGCTGTAGGTTACCTGAACAGATCTGTTATTTATAACAATATGGGCAACATACCAAAAGCATTGGAAGACATTGATGCATACCTTAAACTAAATCCATATAATGCAGATATCTGGTATGAAAAAGGTCGGGCTTTAAGACTATTAGAGAGACCACAGGAAGCTATTTCAGCTTATGAACAAGCCATTAAAATCAACAAAACCAACGGGTTGTATTATTATGAAAAATCCCGGACACATGCCGGATTGAACCAGTTTAATGAAGCCAAAAGAGAATTCCAGAATGCATTGAATGTGGGTTATACACAGTTTGATCCTGCTTATAAGCAGCAATTAGGGTTGTAA
- a CDS encoding DUF1460 domain-containing protein, with protein MKWKVLFWICCFSTSTTALDGQANDDKLSVCLVENGLTALGLPYVSGTLERGNDSSAIWFADKFDCVTFVEWVLALSLYQTQSIQPTKDFESILETIRYRIGIASGYTSRLHYFTEWISQAVSSGFLIDITQELGGKEVSRNIDFMTQNRSKYPKLKLPQNYVAIQKTEKQLSNTTYFELPKNLVESAEKNINEGDIIAITTTIKGLDITHTGIAIRRNDKIHLLHASSDEMKVVVTDKPLHFYLKQYPKMKGIRVLRPINPFK; from the coding sequence ATGAAGTGGAAGGTTTTGTTTTGGATATGTTGTTTTTCTACATCAACTACCGCTTTGGATGGACAAGCCAATGATGACAAATTATCAGTTTGTTTGGTAGAAAACGGGCTGACTGCATTGGGCTTACCGTATGTTTCAGGTACTTTGGAAAGGGGGAATGACTCTTCGGCTATTTGGTTTGCGGATAAGTTCGATTGTGTGACTTTCGTCGAATGGGTTCTGGCATTGTCATTATACCAAACTCAGTCCATTCAACCCACAAAGGATTTTGAATCAATACTCGAAACAATAAGATATCGAATTGGAATTGCTTCAGGTTATACTTCCCGACTACACTATTTTACGGAATGGATATCTCAGGCAGTTAGTAGTGGGTTTTTAATTGATATCACACAAGAGTTGGGTGGAAAAGAAGTTTCCCGAAATATAGATTTTATGACCCAAAACAGATCAAAATATCCGAAATTGAAGCTTCCTCAAAATTATGTTGCAATTCAAAAAACAGAAAAGCAACTTAGTAACACTACATATTTTGAACTTCCCAAAAATCTTGTCGAATCAGCAGAAAAAAATATAAATGAAGGTGATATCATTGCCATCACTACTACCATTAAAGGCCTGGATATCACGCATACAGGAATCGCCATTCGAAGAAATGATAAAATACATTTGCTTCACGCATCATCGGATGAGATGAAAGTGGTCGTAACCGATAAGCCACTCCATTTTTATTTGAAGCAGTATCCTAAAATGAAAGGAATTAGAGTCCTTCGGCCAATAAACCCTTTCAAATAA
- a CDS encoding SDR family oxidoreductase, whose protein sequence is MGHGILNGKKGIIFGALDEKSIAWKVAEKCVEEGAQIILTNAPVALRMGEIYELAKKLNTEVIPADATSIEDLENLLTKSMELMGGKIDFVLHSIGMSINVRKKKEYTDLNYEWMKTTFDVSAISFHKLMQTAMKLDAINDWGSILALTYIAAQRVFPDYSEMAESKALLESFARSFGYHWAKKAKVRVNTVSQSPTVTTAGSGVKGFSDFYGYADKMSPLGNADADACADYCVTLFSDYTRMVTMQNLFHDGGFSSMGMAPEILE, encoded by the coding sequence ATGGGACACGGTATTTTAAATGGTAAAAAAGGAATTATTTTTGGCGCATTGGACGAAAAGTCTATTGCATGGAAAGTGGCGGAAAAGTGTGTGGAAGAAGGCGCACAGATTATATTAACAAATGCTCCTGTCGCTCTGAGAATGGGTGAAATATATGAATTGGCAAAAAAACTCAATACAGAAGTTATCCCTGCTGATGCCACCAGCATAGAAGATCTTGAAAACTTACTTACCAAATCAATGGAATTGATGGGGGGTAAAATAGATTTTGTGCTGCATTCCATTGGAATGTCTATCAATGTACGAAAAAAGAAAGAATACACAGATCTGAATTATGAATGGATGAAAACCACTTTTGATGTGTCTGCGATTTCATTTCACAAACTGATGCAAACAGCTATGAAACTGGACGCTATCAATGATTGGGGTTCCATTCTGGCTTTAACTTATATTGCTGCACAAAGAGTTTTCCCGGACTATAGTGAAATGGCTGAATCAAAAGCCCTGTTGGAAAGTTTCGCCAGAAGTTTCGGTTATCATTGGGCAAAAAAGGCGAAAGTTCGTGTTAATACAGTCAGTCAGTCGCCTACGGTCACCACTGCCGGATCAGGTGTCAAAGGATTTAGTGATTTTTATGGATACGCTGATAAAATGTCTCCATTGGGTAATGCAGATGCGGATGCGTGTGCAGATTACTGTGTGACGTTGTTTTCGGATTATACCAGGATGGTTACCATGCAAAATCTCTTCCATGACGGTGGATTCAGTAGTATGGGGATGGCGCCGGAGATTTTGGAATAG
- a CDS encoding DUF1800 domain-containing protein, with protein sequence MSGLNKFTGNWSVYYASHLLRRTTYGAHIDTLKSFGSSSLDSCIEILFSDIQLPSPPININFENDPDVPIGETWVDKDVSQGVNGYRQASLRGWTFELMLGKSPNIREKMTMFWHNHFVTADIQDPRYSYKYIDLLRKSATGNFRQLTKDITIDPAMLIYLNGGDNTRQAPNENYARELMELFTLGKGENAGPGDYTTFTEDDVREVAKVLTGWIVVRNNLPVRSEFRLGRHDLTTKKLSHRFGNIEIPNANENEYKNLIDIIFERDEPALFISKKLYRWFVHSGIDDQVYQDVIIPMAQIIRDSDYEIKPALKALLSSEHFYDECNIGGIIKNPVDFLMNAVNQFEILLPDDAALRQRVLIALFATSSAMQMAVFQAPSVAGWQAFYQEPTFYRLWLNATSLPTRKTYTDGIASTGIPFGQYRLQVNVLNLISKFANPSDVNNILDELNALLFCKPLAQNQKDVLLSLVLLTGAPSEWTNLYNAYLQDPNNNARRQPLINRLSALMVYMMRMPEYHLS encoded by the coding sequence ATGTCAGGTTTAAACAAATTTACCGGTAACTGGTCTGTTTATTATGCTTCTCATTTGCTTAGAAGGACTACCTATGGTGCCCATATAGACACACTTAAATCTTTCGGTTCTTCATCGCTTGATTCATGTATTGAAATTCTTTTTTCTGATATCCAACTGCCTTCGCCACCCATAAATATTAATTTCGAAAATGATCCGGACGTCCCCATTGGCGAAACATGGGTTGATAAAGATGTTTCTCAGGGTGTTAATGGATACCGACAGGCCTCATTGAGGGGTTGGACATTTGAACTGATGCTTGGGAAAAGCCCGAATATCAGGGAAAAAATGACCATGTTCTGGCATAATCATTTTGTCACAGCGGATATTCAGGATCCCAGATATTCATATAAGTATATTGATTTATTGAGAAAAAGTGCAACGGGGAATTTCAGACAACTCACAAAGGATATCACAATCGATCCGGCGATGTTGATTTATCTCAACGGCGGAGATAATACGAGACAGGCACCCAATGAAAATTATGCCCGTGAGCTGATGGAACTTTTTACATTAGGCAAAGGCGAAAATGCAGGCCCGGGAGACTACACAACGTTTACAGAAGATGATGTAAGAGAGGTTGCAAAAGTACTGACAGGATGGATTGTTGTCCGAAATAATCTGCCGGTAAGGTCTGAATTCAGATTGGGAAGACATGATTTGACTACCAAAAAGTTGTCGCATCGTTTTGGTAATATAGAAATTCCAAATGCCAATGAAAATGAATATAAAAATCTGATAGATATTATTTTTGAAAGAGACGAACCGGCTTTATTTATATCCAAAAAGCTGTATCGGTGGTTTGTACATTCGGGCATTGATGATCAGGTGTATCAGGATGTTATCATTCCGATGGCGCAAATAATCAGAGATTCAGATTATGAGATTAAACCGGCTTTGAAAGCTCTCTTGTCCAGTGAACATTTTTATGATGAGTGTAACATAGGAGGTATTATCAAAAATCCGGTTGATTTCCTTATGAATGCAGTTAATCAATTTGAAATATTGCTCCCTGATGATGCAGCACTCAGACAACGTGTTCTGATTGCACTTTTCGCAACCAGTAGTGCTATGCAGATGGCTGTCTTTCAGGCACCGTCGGTTGCCGGCTGGCAGGCTTTCTATCAGGAGCCCACGTTTTACAGACTTTGGTTGAATGCAACTTCTTTGCCAACCAGAAAAACCTATACAGATGGAATCGCTTCAACAGGAATACCCTTCGGACAGTACAGACTTCAGGTGAATGTTTTGAATCTGATTTCAAAATTTGCAAATCCGTCTGATGTTAATAATATTTTGGATGAATTAAACGCATTATTGTTTTGCAAACCATTGGCTCAAAATCAAAAAGATGTTTTGCTTTCACTCGTGCTATTGACTGGTGCACCGTCAGAGTGGACAAATCTATATAATGCCTACCTTCAGGATCCGAATAATAATGCAAGGAGACAACCCTTGATAAACAGACTTTCGGCATTGATGGTCTATATGATGCGTATGCCGGAGTACCATTTAAGTTAA